ATTACTAtgattaaaattattattaataatattatacattattatattattgatattatatattaatattataaattatattattattattaataaataataatcatcagcatcatcatcataataataTTACTAGTACTGCTGCTGtaagtaatatagttatctattatttatataatggTTACCACTAGCCGTATGTGCAGTAATATAGCAATAATCCACCAGCACATGGGAAGACATTTACCTCTAGTACTGTAAATATATGCAGGATGTCTTAATTATATTTTGTAACTCAAGAAAATCATGAATGCATGCAGTAATACATTTGTATGACTTCCCCATACAGATATGATATTGCTATCCTGTGGCTGGCCTCCAGCGCTACCTTGAACACTGCCGTAAAACTGGCTACTCTTCCAGCAAGTGGAGCTACCCTGGCCGACAAGTACAACTGTGTTGTTACAGGATGGGGAAGACTCAGCAGTAAGTTGTTTACACACAATATTTTCTATACAAGGGTCTTGAGTGTATTGTGAGAAATTATTCTTTGCTATGTCTTACTGAATACACGATGAGAGGCCATTGTCCTTGTCGTATACACTCAATGTCAgattgggatgtctagggcccatcagtggaattgtttctaggggccaaatccaggacccctgcagatcagctgtaccaacaaagtgtggctacaggtaataacaatgccatgctgctcatccTCCATACAGTGTGCACCATTGTGCTACCTAAACCCACCTCTACACTTTGTATGATGAAGAACAAACTCAAAGCAACAACCACACCCACATTTCAATAAAACTTTAGAAGTTTATTTTGTATCCAAAGTTAAAAATATAAGGACACATAAGTACAAAATCCTACACATAAATAACAGGGAAACCGTGAGGTTAAAGTGCCAGCAACACCAAAACCATAAAGGTAAAGTGAGGTAGTTTGCACTTTATAGGCTTAATCTTATATCCTTCCCTTACTCTCCTGGTAACCTATGAccttatgtatttttatatcctATTGTGGGCAATGTTTACATTgaaaagtactataatactgcacctttaCCTTTATGGTTTTGGTGTTGCTGGCACTTTAACCTCACGGTTTCCCTGATATTTATGTGTATGATTTTGTCTTTGTGTCCTTGTATTTTTAACTTTGGATACAAAATAAACTTCTAAAGTTTTAGTTGAAATGCGGGTGTGGTTGTTGCTTTGAGTTTGTtctatatatataccatacctTATCATGTTACTGGCCTCTGTATGTTTTGGACTATGTATGACAAGCAAACAGCctggctcctggaattgttaacattaacatggcccatacaactatagtacccacagCTGTGATTTTCAAGAATATCGTGAGCAGCGCCCACCATGATGCTTTTGTGAGCACCctcaccccttcactatttacatcacacatatctgttttataatgactGTGCAATATAATTAAATTCTTTGACGATATCACGTCTGATATAAAATAGGGTGTGATGTAAATAATTACACTGTGCGGGACCAATTAATATGCTTCactgtagcccccacacagtgtaaaatgctccacagtggcctatacacagtataatatgctccacagtggcccccacacagtataatatgttccacagtggcccccacacagtgtaatatgctccacagtggcctatacacagtataatatgctcaacagtggcccccacacagtgtaatatgcttcactgtagcccccacacagtgtaaaatgctccacagtggcctatacacagtataatatgctccacagtggcccccacacagtataatatgttccacagtggcccccacacagtgtaatatgctccacagtggcccccacacagtataatatgctcaacagtggcccccacacagtgtaatatgcttcactgtagcccccacacagtgtaaaatgctccacagtggcctatacacagtataatatgctccacagtggcccccacacagtataatatgttccacagtggcccacacacagtataatatgctccacagtgccctatacacagtataatatgctccacagtggcccccacacagtgtaatatgctccacagtggcccccactcagtataatttactccacagtggccaccgcaCAGAACAATAtactccacagaggcccccacgcAATGTAATGTGCAACACAGtggccccgacacagtataatgtacttgACAGTGtcctcaatacagtataatgtgctttactgtagcccctcacagtataaagtgtttcacagtgacccccacatggtataatatgcttcacagtggcccccacatagtataatgtgcttaacagtggcccccacactatataatatttttcccacagtggccccaaacaaaTGCTTTCAAGAGTTCTCCTTCAGGTGAAACCCATGAAATTTGATAAATATTCATGAGGTCTTGTACTCAGATTagttttggtgctattattatacaatgAGATCACCTCAGAGCCCTGAGTATaacaattggaggcccagggcagTGGATGGAaattaacaaacagttatactcgcaTTACCTTACCTGTCTTGGGCATCCTCGCTCCATCTTTTACATGCAACTGAGCTCAGTCCCCTCTGaaatcactgctggggcctgtgattaggTCTTATCGATCACGTGGTCATTACGCAGGCTCGCCGCACATGAcagctggggcccaatcacaggcctcagcagtgacctcattcACAGTAAGTAAGAACTCCGAAGAAACTGCTGGGAGACGTCagagtcccaggagaggtgagtataagtatttgttatatttaatcatttcccctgggcctctgattattacacATTGATGTCTAAGGTGAAAATTGTATAACTGTTCTTTATAAAAGCAatgacatttatttgctgaaactatgGTCTGTCTTAGGAAATACAGTTTAAATACCCTTCGAGGGAATCCCAGGGTCCCCTGTTAACTTCATCTGTTAGAAAGAACAGAGAGTGACATTTTATTGCAATGATTATAATAAAAGATAATTCTTTCTTTTACAGCCGGTGGATCTCTTGCCACTATTCTCCAACAAGCCACTCTGCCCGTTGTCACCCATTCAACCTGCTCTCTGAGCTCCTGGTGGGGCAGCACTGTCAAGACCACCATGATCTGCGCTGGTGGAGATGGAGTCAAGTCTTCCTGCAATGTAAGCATCACCCATCATTCACAAACGTTTTCTGCCATCTATCACCTGGGGTATATGTTGTCTGATGGCCCTATAATCTGCACTATTTAGTTATACATTGTTCTGAAGATGGGGTTATATTTGATCTATTGTGTATCTTAGGGTGATTCTGGTGGACCCCTCAACTGTTCTGTCAATGGTGTCTATCAAGTCCATGGTATTGTCAGCTTTGGATCTTCTCTTGGATGCAACTACTTCCAGAAACCATCCGTGTTTACCAAGGTCTCCTCTTACACCTCCTGGATCAACAGCGTAAGTGTTTTATGTGAAATGGGTGTTCTAGATTTTCCACCCAAATACACATCTAGATATGATATCCCGCCTGTATGTGGCCATCACTTATACAGATAAATACCTGTAATACGTGCCCAATCATGGTGGTGGCATCCAGGCTGGGTTTCTTCCACATGTGGTTGCCAGATATACCCTTAAACTATAGAATTATTTAGCTTAGAGTGTTTATTAATCTGATCTTACATTTAGAACATACAGACTATAACATAATCCCATCCCTTCCCCAGACATCTAATACATACAAAAACTTACAATCTTTATATTTTCTTTTGCAGAACATCTAAATGGATCCGTCCTATCTCCATGGAAGGAACCTGACAAAAGCTACAACATACAATCCACCTGTGTTGTGTAAAGAAAAACTTGCTAATAAAGAACTTACTTCCAGTCAATGCTTCGCTCTGTTTTTCCATATGTGATAAATGGGACTAAACACAGAACATTATGAAACGTTTATGGAATACAGATCTTTACTATTATGGTATCAAGAAGTtccctgaccccagtgtctgGTATCCAAAGATTTCTTGCCCTCAGACCTGGTCACATGTAACATGTTGTACAAGTCCCTAGTATTCAGTGTTGTGTCTCCTCCAGCCCCTAGTGGTCAGCGATGCAGACACCTAATTTATGTATAGCAGTTTGTTGCCCCCAAACCATATTTGTTAAAACTCAGGACTGTCTCCAGGAGGTAAACCATTGCTCAGTCTACATATGCATAATTCTTACCATAATCACAACATACAATGAGCACAATGCTAGTAGTCACATGGCAAGACGTAACAAACCATATGTGTTACCCTTTTTCTCACATTTTATTATCTATGTACATATGATTATAGATAGAAGAGTATCACAAACAATATATACTGTAACCAATACTTTATACTTGGCCTCCCTATAAACACTGGTCCATAATGAACTCCTGTAAACTGGATAGATTGAATAGGAGAAGGTCAGTATATATCTCTATCATAGTTATCTTGATGATATAAATATATTTGGAAATTAGGACAGTTGAAGGGGTTGTAcaatatcagatatttatggcataatcTTAAGATAAGTTATCCGTATTGGATGagttggggtccgacacccagtgtGCGAAGTTGGAAGCAGACGGGTTCAGACAGCTCAGCACCCAATCACTGAATGGACGCTATGCTGTAAAAGTCTCCTATTTCCGATCTCATAAAGGAATATGTGAAAATACTCAATACACATTATGTGCGTCCCATATGTGCATTGAGGTCAATGCACAATATGGTGCTCCCAAATAGGGACACAACCCCAAGTGGGGAGAAACATAGATCACCATTTATATATCCTAGGCTAGGTATACCAAAACACAGTATGAAGTGAATCACAAACACATGACTAGATTTAAAAATCTGAAGAAAAAAGTTTGATGGAGAATCTGATGTAAAGCCAGTTTCAGCTGCCTGCTGATACCTTCCCAATGCGCATTTCGGTAAACACCTTCTTCTGAGGAAGGTGGCAgcaagatcccccccccccccccctttgcttTAGTAGCCAACTTCACAGAGTGGGGAATATCGTGCCTTTTCCCAAGAGCCTTCCGAAGGGGCGGCAACTTAGAGCGAGAAACAACAACCTTGCTTAGACTGGAGGGTTTCAAAGAAATATAAGAGTTTCAGAAGACTCATTTTAAGTGGCATAATACCGCCTATGAGGGCTATATGTAGAGGACGCCATGTCATTTTTgaaagtgaacactgtaaaaaatgcaaaaaatgattcaattgtgtgttatttcacatggaccccaaaaaacataaataattgggaatcaaaacattatatgtaccccaatatGGCAAATGAAAGTACTTGTCACAAAAAGAATACGCTATGtcgactgaaaaataaaaaagttgtgaaGATGgagagggaaaatatgaaaaaaagtcgCTGTGCATTAACatactaccctgcatccttaaggggttaacagactcaaatttccatttttatctgcaatgtatggatgggattagccagaatcccattcactttgcaggtactgctgCATTTACTCAATGTGGAAGAAACAATGTACTGAGAGTAAATGTGTGAGTCAATGAAACACCACAACAGAACACAACAGAAATAGCTTATGCCATAGTTCATGCCAAGACTTTTTACGCTTGTATTATGTTCCAATTGCCGCCACTATTTGAtacaatatatttatatgtttttgCCCTTGACGAAAATTGGACACATTTTGTGCCATGAGTTTTATCTGTAACACCTGGAAATATTCTCATTGTTAGTGGGCACATTTCAGGGGTATATAAAGGAGGATGAGTCGCTTTCTACAGGAGATTTCTAAAGGAATCAGATCGCCATGCTCAGGCTTCTCGTGCTCGCTTCTCTTGTCCTTTGCGGTAAGTagctacaaaaagtttcccagaTTTATAACGTACAAAGATAGAaaaaatatatcatataataaATCAGATAGAAGGTAAACTATTTCA
This sequence is a window from Leptodactylus fuscus isolate aLepFus1 chromosome 2, aLepFus1.hap2, whole genome shotgun sequence. Protein-coding genes within it:
- the LOC142194125 gene encoding chymotrypsin-like elastase family member 1, whose translation is MFRFLILAALVICGQCHNDDIRYLEDNENGRVVGGTNAAKGAWPWQVSLQYLSGSSWYHTCGASLIRANRVLTAAHCVDRTVSFRVALGEHSLSANDGTEQYISVSSIRKHASWNTNNVAAGYDIAILWLASSATLNTAVKLATLPASGATLADKYNCVVTGWGRLSTGGSLATILQQATLPVVTHSTCSLSSWWGSTVKTTMICAGGDGVKSSCNGDSGGPLNCSVNGVYQVHGIVSFGSSLGCNYFQKPSVFTKVSSYTSWINSNI